In Altererythrobacter rubellus, the following are encoded in one genomic region:
- the pyrH gene encoding UMP kinase, giving the protein MSLPPVKRILLKLSGEVLMGEQEYGIDPAYVARLAEEVKAAKDTGLEICLVIGGGNIFRGVAGAAKGLDRTTGDYMGMLATVMNALAMQNALEQAGVQTRVQSAIPMSSVCEPYIRRRAERHLEKGRIVIFAAGTGNPFFTTDTGAALRAAEMNCDALLKGTSVDGVYDSDPKQNPDATRFDTISYDRVLADNLKVMDATAVALCRENSIPIVVFSIREKGNVARVLEGNGVQTIVQEEA; this is encoded by the coding sequence ATGAGCCTACCACCTGTCAAACGCATTCTCCTGAAGCTCTCGGGCGAAGTGCTGATGGGCGAACAGGAATACGGGATTGATCCTGCCTATGTTGCGCGCCTGGCCGAAGAGGTGAAGGCGGCCAAGGATACCGGGCTAGAGATATGTCTGGTAATCGGCGGCGGTAATATTTTCCGCGGGGTGGCCGGCGCGGCCAAGGGCCTGGATCGCACCACCGGCGACTACATGGGCATGCTCGCGACGGTTATGAACGCGTTGGCGATGCAGAACGCTTTGGAGCAAGCCGGCGTGCAGACCCGCGTGCAGTCAGCAATCCCGATGAGCAGCGTTTGCGAGCCTTACATTCGTCGGCGCGCGGAACGCCATCTAGAGAAGGGGCGGATCGTGATTTTCGCCGCAGGCACAGGCAATCCTTTCTTCACGACTGATACCGGCGCAGCATTGCGTGCTGCCGAGATGAACTGTGATGCGCTGCTCAAAGGTACCAGCGTGGACGGGGTCTATGACAGCGATCCGAAGCAAAATCCCGATGCCACGCGTTTTGACACGATCAGCTATGACCGGGTGTTGGCAGACAATCTCAAGGTGATGGACGCCACTGCAGTCGCCCTGTGCCGCGAGAATTCCATTCCGATCGTCGTTTTCTCGATCCGCGAAAAGGGCAATGTTGCCCGCGTGCTCGAAGGAAACGGCGTACAGACAATCGTACAAGAGGAAGCCTGA
- the rpmE gene encoding 50S ribosomal protein L31: MKAEGHPDYHMITVKMTDGTEFQTRSTWGKEGDTLALEIDPTSHPAWTGGKQQIQEGGRVAAFNKRFGGLSLKK; the protein is encoded by the coding sequence ATGAAAGCCGAAGGGCACCCAGACTACCACATGATCACGGTCAAGATGACCGATGGCACAGAATTCCAGACACGCTCGACTTGGGGCAAAGAAGGCGACACGCTCGCGCTCGAAATCGACCCGACCAGCCACCCGGCATGGACCGGCGGCAAGCAGCAGATTCAAGAAGGCGGCCGTGTGGCAGCGTTCAACAAGCGCTTCGGCGGGCTTTCCCTTAAGAAGTAA
- the rseP gene encoding RIP metalloprotease RseP, with the protein MFESPPFWMYIAGFLLVLGPLVTVHELGHYLVGRWFGVGADAFSIGFGRELFGWTDKRGTRWKVAAIPLGGYVQFKGDMNPASIPDPKAPVHSDSFQSQSLWKRALIVFAGPATNLIVAIGIFFAFFAISGQPTVTFPDDSTMISRFAEESAAHDAGVEVGDRIIAIDGQAIGDFQELIDQVALFPNRQIELTVERADQTLTLPVTIGSAVEEDRFGNQMTLGRLGVFRPDNGIPEVTYERLGVTEALPAALSYTWNTFEMMMLGLKQIIVGDRSVQELGGPIKIAKYSGEQLSLGLLAFVNFAALISLNLAFINLLPIPALDGGHLAFYAAEAVRKKPVGPQATEWAYRTGIAIVLMLMVVVTFNDLVSLPIFGS; encoded by the coding sequence TTGTTCGAATCCCCGCCTTTCTGGATGTATATCGCCGGTTTCCTGCTGGTGTTGGGTCCGCTAGTTACAGTGCACGAACTGGGTCACTATCTGGTTGGCCGCTGGTTTGGCGTCGGCGCCGATGCGTTTTCGATCGGCTTCGGTCGGGAGCTGTTTGGCTGGACTGACAAGCGCGGCACGCGCTGGAAAGTCGCGGCCATCCCGCTCGGTGGCTATGTCCAGTTCAAAGGCGATATGAACCCTGCTAGCATTCCGGATCCCAAGGCGCCGGTTCACTCGGATTCTTTCCAGTCGCAGTCATTGTGGAAACGTGCGCTGATTGTGTTTGCAGGCCCTGCGACCAATCTGATCGTGGCCATAGGCATCTTCTTTGCGTTCTTCGCGATCAGTGGACAGCCAACAGTCACATTTCCCGACGATTCCACTATGATCAGCCGTTTTGCGGAAGAATCCGCCGCGCACGATGCGGGCGTTGAAGTGGGTGACCGGATCATTGCAATAGACGGGCAGGCAATTGGTGATTTCCAGGAGTTGATCGACCAGGTTGCGCTATTCCCGAACCGGCAGATCGAATTGACCGTTGAACGGGCTGATCAAACTCTGACGCTGCCGGTTACAATTGGCAGCGCTGTCGAGGAAGATCGCTTTGGCAATCAGATGACGCTTGGCCGACTGGGTGTATTCCGCCCTGACAACGGCATTCCGGAAGTAACGTATGAGCGGCTGGGCGTGACCGAGGCCTTGCCCGCCGCGCTTTCCTACACATGGAACACATTCGAGATGATGATGCTGGGTTTAAAGCAGATCATCGTCGGGGACCGTTCGGTGCAGGAGCTGGGCGGCCCAATCAAGATAGCAAAGTACTCCGGCGAGCAGTTGAGCCTCGGTCTGCTGGCATTTGTCAATTTCGCCGCTTTGATCTCGCTTAATTTGGCATTCATTAACCTGCTGCCAATCCCCGCGCTGGATGGTGGGCATCTGGCATTCTATGCGGCTGAGGCCGTTAGGAAGAAGCCGGTTGGACCGCAAGCGACCGAATGGGCGTACCGCACGGGGATAGCAATCGTGCTGATGCTGATGGTGGTTGTGACATTCAATGACCTCGTGTCGCTGCCGATATTCGGGAGTTAG
- the dxr gene encoding 1-deoxy-D-xylulose-5-phosphate reductoisomerase, which produces MTRSISILGATGSVGEQTLDLIRRNPDEWQVEALTANCSAKQLATFAREFSAKIAVVSDESCLPELREALVGTDIEAAGGRAALCEAASRPVDITVAAIVGCAGLAPVMAAIEQGGTLALANKEALVSAGDVMTAAVAKHGPTLLPVDSEHNAIFQCLQGNDIADVARITLTASGGPLRTWSLDQLRAATPAQAIAHPNWDMGAKISVDSATMMNKGLEYIEAHHLFPVGLDRLKIVVHPQSVIHSMVEYRDKSTLAQLGPSDMRVPIASCLAWPRRMDTPMESLDLAAIGELSFFAPDEARFPATRLAREAIEAGAGAPATLNAANEVAVAAFLAGQIGFMDITAVVESTLNRYSAPAPQTLDDVLNVDREARSAATAQLETA; this is translated from the coding sequence ATGACCCGCTCGATCTCGATTCTTGGAGCAACGGGTTCGGTGGGCGAGCAGACGCTCGACTTGATCCGTCGCAATCCTGACGAATGGCAAGTTGAGGCGCTGACTGCGAATTGCTCCGCGAAACAGCTGGCCACGTTCGCGCGCGAATTCAGCGCGAAGATCGCCGTGGTCAGCGACGAAAGCTGCTTGCCTGAATTGCGCGAGGCTCTTGTCGGGACAGATATCGAAGCGGCTGGTGGCCGTGCGGCGCTTTGCGAAGCGGCAAGCCGCCCGGTCGATATCACCGTTGCTGCGATCGTCGGCTGCGCGGGGCTGGCGCCGGTTATGGCCGCAATCGAGCAAGGCGGCACGCTCGCTCTGGCGAACAAGGAAGCGCTGGTTTCGGCCGGCGACGTCATGACGGCAGCGGTTGCCAAACATGGCCCGACACTGCTGCCCGTCGATAGCGAGCACAATGCGATCTTCCAGTGTTTGCAAGGCAATGACATTGCCGATGTCGCGCGGATCACGCTGACTGCCAGCGGAGGCCCGCTGCGCACCTGGTCACTGGACCAACTGAGGGCTGCAACCCCTGCTCAGGCCATCGCGCATCCCAATTGGGATATGGGCGCGAAGATAAGCGTCGACAGCGCCACCATGATGAACAAGGGTCTGGAGTATATCGAGGCGCATCATCTTTTTCCGGTGGGCCTGGACCGTTTGAAAATCGTGGTGCACCCGCAAAGCGTGATCCATTCCATGGTCGAATACCGTGACAAGTCCACGCTGGCGCAATTGGGCCCGTCCGATATGCGTGTGCCGATTGCTTCTTGCCTCGCATGGCCAAGGCGTATGGACACACCGATGGAATCGCTCGACCTGGCGGCAATCGGTGAACTCAGCTTCTTCGCACCCGACGAAGCGCGCTTTCCTGCTACGAGATTGGCGCGCGAGGCCATCGAAGCGGGCGCGGGCGCTCCTGCCACGCTGAATGCCGCCAATGAAGTAGCCGTTGCGGCGTTTCTGGCGGGTCAGATCGGGTTCATGGACATTACGGCAGTGGTGGAAAGCACACTAAACCGCTATAGCGCGCCAGCGCCGCAAACCCTCGATGACGTGCTAAATGTTGATCGAGAGGCAAGATCGGCTGCGACTGCGCAACTGGAGACCGCGTAA
- the bamA gene encoding outer membrane protein assembly factor BamA has translation MSGRIKAGDCRRKPAAGLATLLLCGTVLAGVPVAAFAQTAPAEAEPEQVTAPELVDNTIRTISVVGAERLEAQTILSYIRLRVGQEYTSAGADAALKDLGATELFSNFSIRNDGGNVVIEVTENPVINRIILEGNRRLKNDKILPEIKLSPRQIFTRSKVRADVARIIELYKRQGRFAATVEPQMVTLPQNRVDIVFEITEGPKSKVRQINIIGNEQFSDGELRGAMVTKQSRWHRFFSSNTSYDPDRLAFDQQQLRAFYLENGYADFRVVSAVAELTPDKEDFIITYVVEEGERYKFGEVTVESQLRDFDGERMQSGLPMQTGDWYDAKQIEDTVEQITELAGTFGYAFADVQPRFDRSREDLTMNVNFVIREAPRVYVERVDVNGNTLTQDKVVRREFRISEGDAFNSLQVARTTARINSLGYFQENFEVNQAEGSQPDRIVLEANVQEQPTGELQLSAGYSSLERFILAASVRQRNFRGRGQTVGFSVNWSRFSRSASISFQEPYLFDRNISAGVDIYRREFNSFNFRSRDRNRTFEQSTTGFSLRAGVPITEYMSFIASYTLNFDDITLDQNTFFSDFDGDGIRTCEPLFAGRFLCDAIGKRTSSILGANVVYSTLDSRLRPTRGENVSFSTELAGLGGNVKYVRVRGTASKYWPVGAGFIFSVSAEGGAINALEDSNRPGFDDVILTDRFQLGEPRFRGFDIRGVGPRVIRQPYIDDGEGGVIPLTERNQVVDDALGGRAYYLGRAELELPLGTGARELGLRPSIFMDVGALFAVTKPILQDNPNGIQQRDGDGNLLYLEVITDANGNPSTVFSSNAIAADGVTANAPSIIQNSRFREVFLGDSISPRVSIGIGVNWNSPFGPFRIDFARVLRSQPGDDTKRFTFNVGTQF, from the coding sequence ATGAGTGGACGTATCAAAGCGGGCGATTGCCGTAGGAAGCCCGCTGCCGGTCTCGCGACTCTTTTGTTGTGCGGAACTGTGCTGGCCGGTGTGCCGGTCGCAGCATTTGCACAAACAGCCCCTGCAGAAGCGGAGCCAGAGCAGGTCACAGCACCAGAGCTGGTCGACAATACGATCCGCACCATCAGCGTGGTCGGCGCTGAGCGTTTGGAAGCGCAAACGATCCTCAGCTACATTCGTTTGCGTGTTGGGCAGGAATACACTTCGGCCGGCGCTGACGCGGCGCTGAAAGATTTGGGCGCGACCGAGCTGTTCTCCAATTTCTCGATTCGCAACGATGGCGGTAATGTCGTGATCGAAGTGACAGAGAACCCGGTCATTAACCGGATAATCCTGGAGGGTAATCGCCGCCTCAAGAACGACAAGATCCTGCCTGAGATAAAGCTCTCGCCGCGCCAGATTTTCACCCGCTCAAAGGTTCGTGCAGATGTTGCGCGTATTATCGAGCTGTACAAGAGGCAGGGCCGGTTCGCCGCGACGGTTGAACCTCAAATGGTCACGCTGCCTCAGAACCGTGTCGATATCGTCTTCGAGATCACGGAAGGGCCCAAGTCCAAGGTTCGCCAGATCAACATCATCGGTAACGAGCAATTCTCTGACGGAGAGCTGCGCGGTGCGATGGTAACTAAGCAGTCGCGCTGGCACCGTTTCTTCAGCTCAAACACCAGCTATGACCCGGACCGGCTGGCATTCGACCAGCAACAGCTACGCGCGTTCTACCTCGAGAACGGCTATGCCGATTTCCGCGTCGTTTCCGCGGTTGCGGAGCTGACGCCGGACAAAGAGGACTTCATCATCACTTACGTGGTGGAAGAAGGCGAGCGGTACAAATTCGGCGAAGTGACCGTTGAAAGCCAGCTGCGCGACTTTGATGGCGAACGGATGCAAAGCGGCCTGCCGATGCAGACGGGCGATTGGTACGACGCGAAACAGATCGAAGACACGGTCGAACAGATTACCGAGCTCGCTGGTACCTTCGGCTATGCCTTTGCCGATGTGCAGCCACGCTTCGACAGAAGCCGCGAAGACCTGACCATGAACGTCAACTTCGTGATCCGCGAAGCTCCGCGCGTCTATGTCGAGCGTGTGGACGTAAACGGTAACACGCTGACGCAGGACAAGGTGGTTCGCCGTGAATTCCGTATTTCGGAAGGCGATGCGTTCAACTCGCTGCAGGTCGCGCGTACGACCGCTCGAATTAACTCGCTGGGCTATTTTCAGGAAAACTTCGAAGTTAACCAGGCAGAGGGCAGCCAGCCCGACCGGATTGTTCTGGAAGCGAATGTGCAAGAGCAACCAACCGGCGAGCTTCAGCTGTCGGCCGGCTATTCTTCGCTAGAGCGCTTCATTCTTGCAGCTTCGGTTCGTCAGCGGAACTTCCGCGGCCGTGGTCAGACGGTTGGCTTCAGCGTCAACTGGTCCCGTTTCAGCCGGTCCGCGTCAATCAGTTTCCAAGAACCGTACTTGTTTGACCGCAACATTTCAGCGGGTGTCGATATCTACCGGCGCGAGTTCAACAGCTTCAACTTCCGAAGCCGTGACCGCAACCGTACGTTCGAACAATCGACAACCGGCTTTTCGCTTCGTGCAGGTGTGCCGATCACAGAATATATGTCGTTCATTGCCAGCTACACGCTGAACTTTGACGATATCACGCTGGACCAGAATACATTCTTTTCCGACTTCGACGGCGACGGCATACGCACTTGTGAGCCCTTGTTTGCAGGCCGTTTCCTGTGTGACGCGATCGGCAAACGTACCAGTTCGATCCTGGGTGCGAACGTGGTTTACAGCACGCTCGATAGCCGCTTGCGTCCAACGCGCGGTGAGAACGTCAGCTTCTCGACCGAGTTGGCTGGACTGGGCGGCAATGTGAAATATGTTCGAGTGCGCGGCACAGCGTCCAAATATTGGCCGGTAGGTGCAGGGTTCATCTTCTCGGTCTCTGCCGAAGGTGGTGCGATCAACGCATTGGAAGACAGCAATCGCCCCGGCTTCGATGATGTCATTCTGACCGATCGTTTCCAGCTGGGTGAACCGCGTTTCCGCGGGTTTGATATTCGCGGTGTGGGCCCGCGTGTTATCCGTCAGCCTTATATCGATGATGGCGAAGGCGGTGTTATCCCGTTGACTGAACGAAATCAGGTTGTTGATGATGCGCTAGGCGGTCGTGCTTACTACCTCGGTCGTGCAGAGCTCGAACTTCCACTGGGTACAGGCGCGCGTGAGTTGGGCCTGCGTCCTTCCATCTTCATGGATGTTGGTGCTCTTTTCGCTGTCACCAAGCCAATCCTTCAGGACAACCCCAATGGCATTCAGCAGCGCGACGGCGATGGTAATCTCCTTTATCTTGAGGTTATTACCGATGCCAACGGCAATCCCTCAACTGTATTCAGCAGCAATGCTATCGCCGCCGACGGCGTAACTGCCAACGCACCGTCGATTATTCAGAACAGCCGCTTCCGTGAGGTATTCCTCGGCGATTCAATTTCGCCGCGTGTCTCGATCGGCATCGGCGTCAACTGGAATTCACCCTTCGGTCCGTTCCGGATCGACTTCGCTCGTGTGCTGAGAAGTCAGCCCGGTGATGATACCAAACGCTTCACGTTCAACGTAGGAACTCAATTCTAA
- a CDS encoding OmpH family outer membrane protein, with the protein MKLFASLLAAASISTAAAMAVPATAQVQGNMATVNLPAAVINSNAFVTAYQQIAVTYKPQIDTIQARQQEGQTLLQQLDTNSDGQLDEAEQQAAQGSAQQTRLQAIDQEVTQLTDQIEAARVYAVEQILIQYRPALEQVVQQLNVQVVLSPETVIYAPPQANITQQVTAALNTNVPSVAIVPPQNWRPSRNVVAVYQQIQQTLAAAQAIQAQQQAAQAQQQANTQAPSGR; encoded by the coding sequence ATGAAACTCTTCGCATCATTGCTTGCAGCAGCGAGCATTTCGACCGCAGCCGCCATGGCTGTGCCTGCAACGGCTCAGGTTCAAGGTAATATGGCCACTGTGAACCTGCCAGCTGCAGTTATCAATTCCAATGCATTCGTAACTGCCTATCAGCAGATTGCGGTTACTTATAAGCCGCAGATCGACACGATCCAGGCGCGTCAGCAGGAAGGCCAAACTTTGCTGCAACAGCTTGACACTAACAGCGATGGCCAGCTGGACGAAGCCGAACAGCAGGCGGCGCAAGGGAGCGCACAGCAAACCCGCCTTCAGGCGATCGATCAGGAAGTCACGCAGTTGACCGACCAGATCGAAGCAGCGCGGGTTTACGCTGTCGAGCAAATCCTGATTCAGTATCGTCCGGCGCTCGAGCAGGTGGTTCAGCAGTTGAATGTTCAAGTAGTTCTGTCCCCTGAAACGGTCATTTATGCACCGCCGCAGGCAAACATCACGCAGCAGGTTACTGCCGCGCTGAATACAAACGTGCCTTCGGTTGCGATTGTGCCGCCGCAAAACTGGCGCCCAAGCCGCAATGTTGTGGCTGTCTATCAGCAGATCCAGCAGACTCTGGCCGCCGCTCAGGCTATCCAGGCTCAGCAGCAGGCTGCTCAGGCGCAGCAACAGGCGAATACGCAGGCCCCAAGCGGCCGCTAA
- the frr gene encoding ribosome recycling factor codes for MPQYEKADIERRMNGAVESLKSDLGGLRTGRANTSLLDPVVAEVYGAMMPISQVATVSAPEPRMLSVQVWDKSNVSAVEKGIAKANLGLNPMTDGQTIRLPMPDLTEERRKDLAKLAGEYGEKGKIAVRNVRRDGMESLKADEKKKEISEDERKRLEDEVQKMTDSHIADIDAAVEKKVQEILTQ; via the coding sequence ATGCCGCAATATGAAAAGGCAGATATCGAACGCCGGATGAATGGCGCAGTGGAATCGCTGAAGAGTGATCTGGGCGGTTTGCGCACCGGTCGTGCGAACACCAGCCTGCTCGATCCGGTTGTCGCCGAAGTTTACGGCGCGATGATGCCAATCTCGCAAGTAGCGACGGTGTCGGCTCCAGAGCCACGCATGCTAAGCGTTCAGGTGTGGGACAAGTCGAACGTCAGCGCGGTTGAGAAAGGTATTGCCAAGGCAAACCTCGGCCTCAATCCGATGACTGACGGCCAGACAATCCGTCTACCGATGCCGGACCTGACCGAGGAACGCCGCAAGGATCTGGCCAAGCTGGCCGGCGAATATGGCGAAAAGGGCAAGATCGCTGTGCGCAATGTTCGCCGCGACGGCATGGAATCGCTTAAGGCTGACGAGAAGAAGAAGGAAATCTCGGAAGACGAACGCAAGCGTCTGGAAGACGAGGTCCAGAAGATGACCGATAGCCATATCGCGGATATTGATGCGGCGGTTGAGAAGAAGGTTCAGGAAATTCTGACTCAGTGA
- a CDS encoding TraR/DksA family transcriptional regulator has translation MLRIENGTYGTCSKCGKDIRRERLEARPIATRCIDCA, from the coding sequence TTGCTCAGGATCGAGAACGGCACATACGGAACTTGCTCCAAATGCGGAAAGGACATCCGCCGCGAACGGCTCGAAGCGCGGCCGATCGCGACACGGTGTATCGATTGCGCCTAG
- the fabZ gene encoding 3-hydroxyacyl-ACP dehydratase FabZ: protein MSDANGDTPYDIHKILKALPHRYPLLLVDRVRSIELGDRIHAVKAVSFNEEFFQGHFPGAPIMPGVLQIEALAQAAAILGVETLELAGTGKLVFFMGIDGAKFRSPVTPGCLLDLEVQFLQKRSRVYKFKGRASVEGKTTTECEFTAMIADPPS from the coding sequence ATGAGTGACGCAAACGGCGATACGCCATACGACATTCACAAGATTTTGAAGGCTCTGCCGCACCGTTACCCTTTGCTTTTAGTGGATCGCGTGCGCTCGATCGAACTGGGTGATAGAATTCATGCGGTGAAGGCTGTGTCTTTCAACGAGGAGTTCTTTCAAGGGCATTTTCCCGGCGCACCGATAATGCCGGGCGTGTTGCAGATCGAAGCTCTGGCTCAGGCTGCAGCGATCCTCGGGGTCGAGACGCTAGAGCTGGCGGGCACGGGCAAACTGGTTTTTTTCATGGGTATTGACGGGGCTAAGTTCCGTTCGCCGGTGACGCCGGGATGCCTGCTCGATCTTGAGGTTCAATTCCTGCAGAAACGCAGCCGGGTCTATAAGTTCAAAGGGCGCGCCAGCGTTGAAGGCAAGACCACCACGGAATGTGAATTTACTGCGATGATCGCCGATCCACCGAGTTGA
- a CDS encoding phosphatidate cytidylyltransferase yields MADAETPKKKSDLPVRFASAVVMLAVAGTALWLGGFWFDLFALIVAVLCVSEFGRLVMLAFEGRGSRLIALVLGGLYVGTAAYALVSLPIAVVVGILAVVIATDVGAYFSGGSIGGPKIAPKISPSKTWAGLGGGMLAAGLVSAGFFAWNSGDSSLRTMMFIAFAIGALLAVVAQSGDFFESWLKRRAGVKDSSNLIPGHGGVFDRVDGLLPVAIVSIALWAVHPA; encoded by the coding sequence TTGGCGGACGCTGAGACACCTAAGAAGAAATCCGACCTGCCGGTGCGGTTCGCCTCGGCTGTGGTGATGCTGGCGGTGGCAGGTACGGCGCTGTGGCTGGGTGGTTTCTGGTTTGACCTGTTCGCGCTGATTGTCGCGGTCCTCTGCGTCAGCGAATTCGGGCGACTGGTGATGCTGGCATTCGAGGGTAGGGGATCTCGCCTGATCGCTCTCGTGCTGGGCGGGCTTTATGTCGGCACGGCCGCATATGCATTGGTGAGCCTGCCAATAGCAGTTGTGGTGGGAATACTTGCGGTCGTTATCGCTACCGATGTCGGTGCGTATTTCAGCGGGGGCTCGATCGGCGGACCCAAGATCGCACCGAAGATCAGTCCTTCCAAAACATGGGCTGGCCTAGGTGGCGGAATGCTGGCGGCAGGACTTGTCTCAGCCGGATTTTTCGCTTGGAACAGCGGCGATAGCTCCCTTCGGACAATGATGTTTATCGCATTTGCAATCGGCGCATTGCTTGCGGTGGTCGCCCAATCGGGTGATTTCTTTGAGAGCTGGCTCAAGAGGCGCGCAGGGGTGAAGGACTCGTCCAACCTCATTCCCGGTCATGGCGGTGTGTTTGATCGTGTGGATGGCTTGCTACCTGTCGCAATTGTGAGCATCGCACTGTGGGCGGTGCATCCGGCATGA
- the tsf gene encoding translation elongation factor Ts translates to MAAFSAADVKALREKTGAGMMDAKKALEEANGDIEAAVDALRAKGLATAQKKSSRTAAEGLVGVTVEGKKGVAVEVNSETDFVAKNDQFQDFVRKTTQVALSVDTDDIETLKAAAYPDGGTVADKLTNNIATIGENQQVRRMKSVSVPQGSVVSYMHNAAAEGLGKIGVLVALESDLGDDVLVPFGKQLAMHIASMFPQALDADGLDPEVIARERAIAAEKAAESGKPENVQEKMVDGAIKKFAKENALLSQMFVMDNKSSVEDVVARTAKDNGGSIKLVDYVRFQLGEGIEKEESDFAAEVAAAVGG, encoded by the coding sequence ATGGCTGCATTTTCTGCCGCTGATGTGAAGGCTCTGCGCGAGAAGACCGGCGCGGGCATGATGGACGCCAAAAAGGCGCTTGAAGAAGCAAACGGCGATATCGAAGCCGCAGTTGACGCGTTGCGCGCCAAGGGCCTCGCTACCGCTCAGAAGAAGTCTAGCCGTACTGCGGCTGAAGGCCTTGTCGGTGTTACCGTTGAAGGCAAAAAGGGCGTTGCAGTCGAAGTGAACTCTGAAACAGATTTCGTTGCAAAGAACGACCAGTTTCAGGACTTCGTGCGCAAGACCACGCAAGTCGCTCTGAGTGTAGACACAGACGATATCGAAACTCTGAAAGCTGCTGCATACCCAGATGGCGGTACTGTGGCTGACAAGCTGACGAACAACATCGCTACTATTGGCGAGAACCAGCAGGTCCGCCGCATGAAAAGCGTGTCGGTACCGCAGGGTTCGGTTGTTTCTTACATGCACAACGCGGCGGCAGAAGGCCTCGGCAAGATCGGCGTTCTGGTTGCTCTTGAGAGCGACCTGGGCGACGACGTGCTGGTGCCGTTTGGCAAGCAGCTCGCCATGCATATCGCTTCGATGTTCCCACAGGCTCTCGATGCAGACGGCCTGGATCCTGAAGTAATCGCGCGCGAGCGTGCAATCGCAGCGGAAAAGGCAGCCGAGAGCGGCAAGCCTGAAAACGTGCAGGAAAAGATGGTCGATGGCGCGATCAAGAAGTTCGCGAAAGAAAACGCTCTGCTCAGCCAGATGTTCGTGATGGACAACAAGTCTTCGGTTGAAGATGTTGTTGCGCGCACTGCCAAGGATAACGGCGGCTCGATCAAGCTGGTCGACTACGTCCGCTTCCAGCTCGGCGAAGGCATCGAGAAGGAAGAAAGCGACTTCGCTGCAGAAGTCGCAGCTGCTGTTGGCGGCTAA
- the uppS gene encoding polyprenyl diphosphate synthase: protein MGETPSKDASRARHVAIIMDGNGRWARKRALPRSMGHKSGVEAVRKLVRSLNSSGLDCLTLYAFSSENWKRSEDEVDDLMNLMRKFIKSDLPEFIENGVRLKIIGDWQGLEPDIVQMLEDALEQTRAGTHTVAVALNYGSQQEIARAATKAASIGEVNERTIAAHLDTADLPPLDLLIRTSGEIRLSNFLLWQSAYAEMLFVDTLWPDFTPEMLQTALDDFAQRERRFGGR from the coding sequence ATGGGCGAGACGCCCTCTAAGGATGCGAGCCGCGCACGTCACGTCGCCATCATCATGGATGGCAATGGGCGCTGGGCGAGAAAGCGCGCCTTACCGCGATCGATGGGGCACAAAAGCGGCGTAGAGGCCGTGCGAAAGCTTGTGCGCAGCCTCAATAGTTCCGGGCTCGATTGCTTGACGCTTTATGCCTTCAGCAGCGAGAACTGGAAACGGTCAGAAGACGAAGTCGACGACCTGATGAATTTGATGCGCAAGTTCATCAAGTCGGATTTACCCGAATTCATCGAGAATGGCGTCCGGCTGAAAATTATCGGCGATTGGCAAGGGCTTGAGCCCGATATCGTCCAAATGCTCGAAGATGCACTAGAACAGACCAGAGCGGGTACACATACGGTTGCAGTGGCACTCAACTATGGCTCGCAGCAAGAAATCGCGCGCGCAGCGACCAAAGCTGCGTCAATTGGCGAAGTGAACGAGCGGACTATTGCTGCGCATCTTGATACGGCTGATTTGCCGCCTCTCGATCTGCTGATCCGGACCAGTGGCGAAATCCGACTGTCGAATTTCCTGCTGTGGCAATCGGCCTATGCCGAAATGTTGTTCGTGGACACGCTGTGGCCGGATTTCACGCCGGAGATGCTGCAAACTGCGCTGGACGATTTCGCGCAAAGGGAGCGACGCTTTGGCGGACGCTGA